A genomic segment from Drosophila miranda strain MSH22 chromosome 3, D.miranda_PacBio2.1, whole genome shotgun sequence encodes:
- the LOC117188465 gene encoding ER membrane protein complex subunit 8/9 homolog, which translates to MCDYKISERAYTKLIFHAAKYPHQAVNGLLLAEKTSKGSLVEIVDAIPLFHQCLHVTPMAEIALMQIDAYAEQEDLVIAGYYAAPENFYDNQIDKAPAVKIADKIQENFKNACLALVDNKLVTLEHDRAAIQVYSCAGDSARWSKAKFTLSQSAQTLEGVSLLLKRGAMRDVIDFDNHLDNPENDWTNEFLNQSLNDLQKLY; encoded by the exons ATGTGCGACTACAAGATATCCGAGCGCGCATACACGAAGCTGATATTCCATGCGGCCAAATATCCCCACCAGGCAGTGAACGGTCTGCTTCTGGCCGAAAAGACATCGAAAGGGTCGCTGGTGGAAATCGTTGATGCAATACCGCTGTTTCATCAATGCCTGCACGTCACCCCCATGGCCGAGATTGCCCTTATGCAG ATTGATGCCTATGCAGAACAGGAAGACCTCGTGATTGCCGGATACTATGCGGCCCCAGAGAACTTCTACGACAACCAGATAGATAAAGCGCCGGCCGTAAAAATCGCTGACAAGATCCAGGAGAACTTCAAGAACGCCTGCCTCGCTTTGGTAGACAACAAGCTGGTGACTTTGGAGCATGATCGTGCCGCCATTCAGGTCTACAGCTGTGCGGGCGACTCTGCCCGATGGTCAAAGGCCAAGTTCACACTGTCGCAGTCGGCACAGACACTGGAGGGcgtctctctgctgctgaAGCGGGGCGCCATGCGCGACGTGATTGACTTTGACAACCACCTGGACAACCCGGAGAACGATTGGACCAACGAATTCCTCAACCAGTCGCTGAACGACCTGCAGAAGCTTTACTAG